The Brassica oleracea var. oleracea cultivar TO1000 chromosome C7, BOL, whole genome shotgun sequence sequence TTAGTTACCTCTTCGACATTCTGAGCAGTCTTGGCAGAGGCTTCCATGAAAATAAGACCGTGCTCCTTTGCAAACTGCTCTCCTTCCTCCGTGGTCACTGCCCTTCTGTGTGCAAGATCACACTTATTCCCAATGAGCATTATCGTCATATTCGCGTTTGCATGCTGCCTCGCATCCTCGAGCCAGCTGGCCAGATGGTTAAACGTCTCCCTCCTGCCAACGAAGAACAATATATACTGTGACTGTCTAGTTACAAAAAAAGGAAACTTTAGCTAGTAGTGGTTTCACCTTGTGATATCATAGACAAGCAATGCACCTGCAGCTCCTCTATAGTAAGACCTTGTAATAGACCTAAACGATTCTTGACCAGCCTGCAATTGAGTCAAGGATCATACGAGTGTTTCAAGATTGAGCAAAGTGCACAAAATTTCAAAAAAAAAAAAGAGAGAGTGAGTACGGTATCCCAGATCTGGAGTTTGAGGGGCTTGTTGTCGATGGTGATCATCCTAGCCCCAAATTCAACACCAATGGTGAGATCATGCACCGGCTGAAACCTCTTATCGGTGAACTGTAGCAGAAGGCATGACTTCCCTACTCCTGAATTTTACCAGAAATCAACATCGATCAATGAATGGTTGTTCATCTCGATTCAGAAAGAAGATGGGAGGAGGAGTTACCAGTATCGCCGATGATGATGTACTTGAAGAGATAAGCGTAAGACATTGAGATATCGAGATCCCCTGATCACAAAGACGACAAGAGAAGAAGGCGAAGAGACGGGTTGATTTCCAGCAAATCCAGCGATGCATCAACCTGTATTTGTCGCTCATTTACCTAACTGTCTAGCGTTTCCACTTATCATAACCGCACTTCATGACGTTTTTATTTTAAGAAAAGACAGCACACAGTTTTCTTAATGAAAAAAATAAAAAAAATTTATACTATATAAAAATTGAAACCTTTGAATTTTTTTTGGTTTTTTTTTCCTAGTTTTAATAAAATTTAACCCGAGGCGTAGCACCCGAATTAACTAGTTACTTTAATGGTCGGCTGTGTACACAGTTTCTTTACTGTGTACATTGAAGATGAGCATGGACATTACTGAGTCGATCTTGCAAGAAGACAGTCCTGGATTTCTTTCATACTGTCCTAAGACTTGGACTAGATATCTAACAGTGATGAAGACAATTGTAGCTCTATCTGAATCAGAAAAATGTGTCATGGAACAAGTGGAGGATATGATCAAGTCTACGAAAGCTGTACTCTACTCTCTTGTCGCCCTTTTTTCACGAGTTGGGGGATCAAAATTGGGTATTAAAGCCGAGAGACTGTAGGTATTTCCAGATCCGGTATCATTTTGGAAAAATGATGTTTATGGAAACAAAGGAAGAGATGCTTCATATCGAGATTGACATGTCTGGGTGATCAATTTTACAGCTTGCGGATGCTACAACTCTTAACAGTGATATCTTGGCGCGTTTTAAGAGAGAAGAAGCTTATGGTGATGGAGTAGTTCTGGAATGGTTCTTCCTGATTTCCAAAGAGATTTTTTACCCAAAGAGAAAGTTGTTCACTGTATCTCCTGACGACTGCAGAAGATATAAGACCAAACCATGCTTCCTTTGTCGATGAAGATTACCTAAAGAAGTTTAAGTTTGCTGGTCTCATCATAGATTTGGCCTATTTTCTTTCTCAATTTAGCTGGAAAGTCGGTCCACTTGGAAGTGGGAAGAAGTCACACTCACTCAAAGTTTGAGTCAAATAGCTTTAAGATGACATCTTTTGTGCATTCTTTGATGGTTTTTATCACAGAAGAGATAACTATTTAGTATGTATCACAATATCACAAAGAAATAAGGCCAAGGATGAAACTTTCAGACTTGAAAAATATAAAATACGTAGTACATACGCAATACCAATATATTTACATATGTGTGTTATGTAGTGCCTAAATTATCTTCACCTACACTTGAATCATATGGTAAGATTGGAAGGTTATGAATGACATACTAAAAGCTAGGAGGTGTATTTGCACTTCTCTCAACATATCCTATAACCACAAAAGTCAAGAGAGGATATTTAAATGAATTTCACCTCTTATTTTATGGTTTTAAGTAGAAAAGCAAACAATATATAAATACACAACAGCTTTTTTGATATGTATACCCTATTTTTTCACACCAGTATTTGCTTTGCAAACAACCAAGAACGTTAGATTCTCTGAAACTAACAATAAAGTTAATTATAGTATGTAAGTATTTATCAGTATTTCAAGTTTTCAACAAAAAAAATCAAAAGATACGTTGGAAAAAACATAATATAGATACAAAAAACATAATTTCAACAAAATATTACCGTTTCTCAAAATAGATAATATATAAAAATGTATAGTTGTAATTTTATGAATTTGAAATACATGTATAATTGTAATGTTTTGTATTATAATTGTAAATTTTACCTATAATAAGAATAACAAATCCTACATATTAAAAATAGAGATCGTTTTCAAATTAAAGTAAACTAATAATTTTGAAATACTCAATAAAATTGATAATATATTATGTAATTTTTCAATTACTAACCCGTCCGTAGGGCGGGCCAAACTCCTAGTTTCACTAAATTGAAGTTAAAGAGGACAATAACTAACTAGGAATTTGCAAAATGGAGTCTCATAAATGGGAAGAAAAAAAGAGAGACAAATGGTCGTTGTATCTTGTATGCATTTCCTAGTCTATTACAATATTATGTTCAATTTCACATCCAAACGTGAACAAAAGAGAGATGGCCTTAAAAATTATGTTTCAAGTCTTTGTTTCAGTATAAATGCACTTATCAACAACTCTGAGTAGATTATCAACATATGTATATATATGTTGGTATGGACATTCTAGTAAGTACCCTAATCACCTAAACCATCAATACCATCATCATCTCCTACAATTCTTGTGGTTTCCACTTTCTAAGTTCAGCATCGACGATGCAGTGTGCTTCCTCTGCGATCTCTGCATTTCTCAAAGCAGCATC is a genomic window containing:
- the LOC106303684 gene encoding ras-related protein RABB1c-like; protein product: MSYAYLFKYIIIGDTGVGKSCLLLQFTDKRFQPVHDLTIGVEFGARMITIDNKPLKLQIWDTAGQESFRSITRSYYRGAAGALLVYDITRRETFNHLASWLEDARQHANANMTIMLIGNKCDLAHRRAVTTEEGEQFAKEHGLIFMEASAKTAQNVEEAFIKTAATIYKKIEDGVFDVSNESYGIKVGYGGIPGPSGGRDGSTSQGGGCCG